Below is a window of Spodoptera frugiperda isolate SF20-4 chromosome 13, AGI-APGP_CSIRO_Sfru_2.0, whole genome shotgun sequence DNA.
acaataatggtataatgacacttacgacctctttCGATGAACATGGAAATAAacagattaatatgcacttttaaacacgtaaatcatattataaagtcaatttcgcattttttgcagatgtgccaatatattactaggtaaGCGATATAATAATGCTGCCACATATACCCCTTATCCTAAacttctaaatattttgttccagGCCCTAAACCAAAATATTCTTCATCGGACTCCAACTTGAATCGTAAGAATCATGCTTTAATGGTGCAAGCCGTACAAGATATGTGCAACACTGTCGGAAAACTTTCCAATCAGTTAAAAGAACTTATGTGTAAAATGATGCAAAACTGATTTCGATACAAGAGGCCCCAACGGTAGAAAGGGCCCCAATGGTACAACAAGCCCAATGGAACAACAAGCCCAATGGAATAACAATCCCAATGGAACAACATGCCCAATGGAACAACAAGCCCAATGGAACAACAAGCCCAATGGAACAACAAGCCCAATggaatatattattactaggtaatatattactaggtaaGCCATATAATAATGCTGCCACATATACCCCTTATCCTAAacttctaaatattttgttccagGCCCTAAACCAAAATATTCTTCATCGGACTCCAACTTGAATCGTAAGAATCATGCTTTAATGGTGCAAGCCGTACAAGATATGTGCAACACTGTCGGAAAACTTTCCAATCAGTTAAAAGAACTTATGTGTAAAATGATGCAAAACTGATTTCGATACAAGAGGCCCCAACGGTAGAAAGGGCCCCAATGGTACAACAAGCCCAATGGTACAACAAGCCCAATGGAACAACAAGCCCAATGGAATAACAATCCCAATGGAACAACATGCCCAATGGAACAACAAGCCCAATGGAACAACAAGCCCAATGGAACAACAAGCCCAATGGAACAACAAGCCCCGATGGTAGAACAAGTGCTTGTGTTGGAACAGGCCCCAGTGGTAGAACGGGCCCCAATGGTAGAACGGGCCCCAATAGTACAAACCGTGCAAGGACGTGCAGCTTTCTAATCAATTTATTGTGTAAAATGCATGACGCTGAATGTATAACAAGTTAATAAGTATCTCCATGTCATATCAGAATTAAGATGTTGACTACTACttaaagttgtttttattacattctaGTTAaatcctgatccggagctgtggtctacctagcgggtttaccggggctccggctcgaaaagcaggagtagaaacgaggtggtttttagtcagtcggagtctgacactccctctcgccttgcccaaggcgggagaagtcataggatgattttccccccttaaaaaatcctAGTTAAATAGATATACCTATAGATAACCTCACATctaaagtttttattgtttacaaactaCTATATTTCTAAGTAATGGCCGTATTTCATAGAATGCCATGATCAAATGACCAGTTTCACAGTCTACAGAAAGAAACCAGAACAAAGATAGCTTTGGTGTCCGACGCTGGGGACCACTTGGCAACCAAGTCGGCACTTGATTAAATACTGTCTAAAGAAAGgcatattattttgttggttgCATAAATTGACCAATTAACTACAGCATGCTAGTAACGTAGGTATCTTAGCCAACCTACGCAGCCAGCGTTGCATAGTTCGCAGATCTAATGCTGTTAGGTCTTCTTCAAATATAAAAGGAATGTCAGTTTTATCACCTTTTGAGTgataaaaatcaccctgttccgaCTCCTGCTAGTGCTCCGAGCCAAGGCTGTGTAGACCTCGCTCACTGCCCAGGCGGGGTATCGACCAAGACCATTAGGAGGTACATATTGATTCTAGTATGATTTCACGACATAGACGATAGTTGATATTTATCTTCTGTACATAATTAATCACTGACCTTCAATTTGGTATGTATGCTAACTTTTTGTACTACAGAAGACAAGAGAACAATAATTATGGTTTATGGTTAACCATAAAAACATCTGTTGTACCGAGCATCCTCCAAAAAGGTAAAAATTAATCAGGACATTTGACAGACAGtcatagaaagaaaaaaacctAGGCATGTCAACATGAAATTACATTTCCAAAATTCACTATGCcgtcataaatataaatataaagctTTTCAAAACGTAAGCCTTGGGAGCTAGCCGTCAACCATGGTAACTGTTTTTAAAAGAGGCTCAGGAAGTTTCTGATCACAATGTCAAAATGCAACAAAGTGAAAAACCCATGTAAGATATGCTTAGGACCTGTAACGTGCAAGAACGGCTTACAATGCCATGGTGCGTGCCAGAGTTGGGCGCACTACAAGTGCCTCAACTACACACCTGGCAAAATCAAGGATATAAAGGCCGGAATCATAAAAGTAACATGTCCCTGCCCAGACTGCAGGACGAGCATGCCAAAAGAATACAGAACCGACACGTCGTACAGTTGTAACAATTCGCAATGCCCAGCGAACCGACCACCCAAGTGTGATAATCAGCAGTGCCCCATCAATAGCGATCAGAAGTGTGCGCGACCGAAAGTGCCGACTTGTGCTCTCGGTACTTGTGGTAATGAATGCAAGCAGTATAGTAGTAGCCATCAGTTGAGTAGTTGTCCTCCACCTCCCCTGCCGCCGCCGTGCAGTCAGTACAACTCGCCATCTCCGGTGTCGTCTTCCGACGCCTGTCTGTCCTCCGACAGATGTGCATCTGGATGCTCTTCTGTGAACGATGTTCACGGAGACGGTGGTTTCCAGGGCACGCCATCGTTTCATGTTGTCGAACAAATGTGTAACACTGTTGGCCAACTGACGAATCAGATTAACGAACTTATGATGCAGATGAAGGAAGTAGTTAACAATAATAGAGGTGGGGCCGGTGGGTGTTGCCCCCCTCAAGCTAAACCGACTTGTCAACAAAAAGGACCAAAATCAATGTGTCCAAAACCTTGTTATTGCCCGGGGAACCCAGCAAGACgataatattatagaaattgATAAGATGATTTAAATATATGGATGCTTTACATCCCCTgtttattatcaatttattaatagttttttttattttgtcctcaTTACTTGTAAGCAGGTCTGCGTTTTTAATGCAAAGTTGAAGAATTCGTTTTTTACGTTTAATTCGCTGCTCAGGACTTGTTCTGAGCATTTAAGTATAGCGTAGGCCCTCAACGTTTTATTCATTGCTTTATAGAAATACTACATcgtggaaaataataaattataaaatcttgCTTTTGTATTTCACTTTGTACCCGTACACCGTACATTATACAAATTTCCCCAACTTTTTATTAACTTTCTGATGTACTAAGCTTATTTATAGGTAGCACTTATATTACGACAACATATCTGTTAATTTCAAACCATTATTTAACCTGTTTTTCACTGATTTCGTACAGTCTAATGTTATGACGATTCCAAATCAACACCAACTCGATTCTGGAAAGTTCTATAGTAGTTAATAAGTTCGTTCAAGTTTTAACATGTAGTATTGTGCAAGTCTGATTGGCAATCCAAGTTGTTTGCAAGTTATCTACCGAGTATTAATATGTTAAATATTGACTGGGGACTGACAAGATTTCACCTAGAGCCGTTATTAAGTAGATCTACGTTCAAGGTGTGCTAATTTGATGTAGAAATTGATCTAACTTGAATATTATGACGCTTTGTTAGTTCTGCTATGAGATAGATATAGATatgtcgtggtgacccggaggtttaagacaacccactcctcatgcatgaggatgccggctcgaaacctaccaacggaaagtaccaatgtgactttttccgagttatatgtactttcatgcaggtcgcttccaaccagcctatctggatgtcattgggggaggcctatgttcagcagtggacgtcttatgactgatatgatgatgatgatgaaacgtgccataaaaacaacataaaaggAGATTCATTATCACAATTCAGCCAACACGGCACAACCGAATATAGCAAACAACACAATTATgcaaacctaaataaatatctataataattattataacggAAATCACGTAGCAATTTACTTATGTATAATTTACGCACATTGTATAACAGTCAAACTGTTTACTTTGCCCTCAAATTAAAGTGTCATTACGTAAACATGTCAATCACAACAATATGCGCGCCTCAAACCACAGATGTGGTCTGATGTCCGACCCGGATCTGCATGCGGACGACCTTGTCAGacagggtggttttcagtcagtgagagtctgacactccctctcatctcacccaaggtgggagaagtcattggatgattatctcccctcaaaaaaaaacataattataagttataaccGTCATTCATTGATTGTGTTTttggcaaaaaataaaaacaaattaatgggGCAAAGTCTGTTTgaaattttaaggtttattaccaataatttattaagacGCATGTCACATGCTAATTGGGGTCATATGATGTTTATAACTATTATGCCTtcgaaattattataatattttattttaagaactgAATTCATGCTATTGAAAATATGTAGGCACCATcagatataatattttgaaataatcctTGCTATAAATGTTGGTTAGCGTTGtactttcattaaataaatccaAAACCAGCTATTTTAAATATCTTGTATTTTTAATAGTGTAGTGCAAGGATGGCATTTATCATTGGCACGCGTGCCATTGATGGCACGTGGCACAATATTTTGATCACAAATTCTGTACAATGTCTGGCACTATTTTCAGACATGAATAACATTAAAGATTCAGATTTACACAAATGATTCCAGTTCAGCGTGAATTTTGCTTAACgaactatcaaaataatttagttattattttaatggcacATGTCGCAcctcaaaaaatatttctttaaaggaATGGCGCTTTGTCttaataacataactattacATTAAACTTATACCAGTTATATCCCAAACTCCCGTTATTCCGTCCCGTATTAAAGAATACAGTAGGTATCTAAGTAGGTACAAGAAATATCTCAGTAGAGAACAGCGAGTGTTcgcaacaataaaataaaaactaaacaacttTGAGTATGAATATCACAATGCATGGTACACAATGGTATTGTTAGATATTGCATTTATctaaaaagtttataaactaCAAAGCATCACGCTATGTAAAAATTAtgtcatgttttattgtttcattatttttgttaaattgcaTGCAAATTTTTAAGACGGGATTTttgccatgtttattaatgtctatgagtttccgatatttcggcactgttacaagcgccatgatcatggatgaactgtttttttttatattgatatcaAATACAATGTGAGTTGATcctgattaataaaaaaaatataacttcatCAATGGGAGCGagtagcgggtgaaaccgcgcgaaagcaGCTAGCTAAACAATATATCGAGTTAATACTGTAATAAGTTCACCGTCTAACAAGTCTTTCCTTAACGTTGTCTAATTGATACTCAAGTGATTGAAAGATATTGAAAGTTTTctcgatattatattttttttgttcgtCGTAGCGTCGAGCAATCTTGAGTACCGCCGTATCGAGCTTCATTTCTTATCGATTTTAATGAACATTGAGACGGATAAGTTCTTGGGGAGTATTAATAGATTATTtgtagttatttaatggttacttaacacagtcattagcaattgttttcggaaaataatcgttactaaggaatagttcaagtaatcattaaatgactctgagtacgtaAGAGCACAGCTACGAGATGTAGTGCGGTGATGACAGAGAAGATTAGGGCCCATTTGTCCTCACCCCAACACTTTACGTGTGTCCAGttaaaatagaaagaaagaagaaagaaagaaagaaaaacattaaatataaatgttttattcagaAATGTATCTTGAATCTAGTAATGTATGTAactgtaagtgtgggagagtcatgcttcggcacgaatgggccggctcgaccggagtgataccacggcctcacagaactaATGCTTGCGTTGcgacgtgaaataatgcttgcgttgtatttcgttgtgtggggTTACCTATTAAGtagttacatattatgtaagtttatttatttggatattggtccgtcaatcacgctgaaaataCCAAAtggattatgatgaaatttgatatacagactgGATATTGGgtaataagatactttttataccacgggtAAGCGGGTTAAACCGCTGACTAAAGCTAGTAGGCTTAAATAATTTCGATTAAGATTGATGTAAGTTAAAAACATTGGTATATCACACAATTAGCCGAAAAATCACATGCATCAGTAGTAACACAAACTAGGTTAAAGTCCATACGATCAGTCACTTGTTATTTCAGTAAAATATGTGCTTAGACAGCAACTCAATGTCTCGGTAATTGCGATAAGTGGGTCAACCTGTTTACATTGTGTAACGTTTTGATAAACGTTGCCTCACGCGACGAATTTGTACTAAACCGACTGCCGCACAGCGTGTAGCGatttcgattcccacacggagcaactctgtgtgatccacaaattgttgtttcgggtctgggtgtcatgtgtatgtgaacttgtatgtttgtaaacgcactcaagacacaggagaatatcctagagtagaataacgttttaaaaagaaaattagctATCGAGCTATCATAGTCATAGTCAGACCTGTAAGCAGTAGactattcaaagtcaaagtcaaaattatttatttcaaatagaccagaaccagagcatcaaagcaaatattataatattaaaaataaatctgtctgtcggtcactcctctagtgaagttatttgctcgttccaaagtatctatagattcctatggagaataacgagcaagaaactccttaGGTTACTCTTACAAGCTATGGCTAATAAAATGATGACAAAAAGTGTAGGAAACGAATTAAACATGATCTCTATACATTATGTAGTTTAATCAAACAGGTAATGTCAGCAGATACGcagatttataacaaaaaactcGGTTAGTGGGTCATTCACCTAATCCTTTATTTAACCTTTAATAAAAATCTGTAGTACGTTTATAACTTGCGATTAGCTTTGTCAAATATCTACGTGGTATTATCAAGATTTTAGTAAGcagttgtaaaaaataatgaatgtgTAAAACCTAGTTTTGCAAATCCAGGTCATAGGTAGGTACCGGAGCTGCGATCAACGTATCAGGTTAtcgcggctccggctcgaaaagcaggagtaggaacgggttggtttttagtcagtaagtctgactcCTTCTAGCCttactcaaggcgggagaattcattggatgattccccctccCCCATAAAAAAACGCTGGTACCTATTTTAGTGTTATCAACTTACCAACAGTCTGTAAATATTCACTACTATAGATatctcaaccggagtgataccacggcctcacatcaaaacgacgtgaaacaacgcttgtgttgtgtgtcgctgtgtgagtgaggttactggacggcaggcaacgcacttgtaatgcctctggtgttcgGGTTatcatggacggcggcgattgcttacaaccaggtgatccgtctgctcgtttactggcttataccataaaaaagtacataatatgtaggtatagtaaCGGAAAAATGTTATTGACCATAATAattgtcttattttattattgattcagAATGGTACCTACTAAACTTTACTTCTAAGATATTTACAAGTACCTCTTATCACAATCTTGTAATGCACTTTAGTTTAAGTGCAGTAAATTGCATTATTCAATTGTTTATGTAATCAGCACCTATATGCAACTTAAGATTATCGGAATAATtacataactaattaaaattgcaatataCACTTTCCTTTCATTATTATTCACGACGATTTAAACAACCAGGTAAATATAGGTTGGTAAATATGACAATGTaatatgtgaaataaatatctaataaatcaAGCCAAAAAAAGGATACATTCGATTCGATGCGGTCCTTTTGAAGTTTACTTTTATATcaatttactcacgtaactgtttgacgaggaactcaactaatttcaagccttgctagaggctcatattcataagcagcatttcgcaacacacgacgcggcgactgtcgtgctgctactcacttcaaaattatttcaaaataccaAATCCTCAGTATGTGCGAATTCCAAACCTATTACCAGTGATTATGCGAGTATTTATTCAGCTTGTAATCAAATTGGTGAATAAAGTACTTAAATTCTTTAGTACATTTTAAAAGACTAatttatcatgatctcgctaTACATGATCTTTCCTCACATTCGAGGGTCAGTTTATCCTGGTTATACGTAGCTTGAACTCATTGTTACCATTGACCATCAGCCCATGGCCTTTCAACTTAAAACCATGGTCAATAATGTTCACGAATCTGTGGAACTGACCGAAAAAAACatgaacaataattttgttgacTTTATAGTGACGGTATAGTTTATTTGACTGTATCGATGGTCGATTAGTCGGAATTgagactgccgggcaaggggtctcgggttcgattcccgtgccGGGTAAAGTATTTCTGggctttttcaatatttttgacattttctctgtagaagcacggagtctggaattgtgtccggtatatggcaataggctcaccccttattacatgggacttataaaacaattggtgaaaagtggttgtacattgtacagtggcattacgtgccgtaatgtgcacctctgcctacccttcgaggataaaaggcgtgacgttgtatttatttctggtGTATGATCCTATTCTTCGACTGCCAAGCCGGGGATTTTAGGATCGATTATTGTTTCGGAAAAAGTTTTCTAATTAACTAATTCTTGATAATATTACGAGATTTCGATCACTATTAAGGTTATTTCCCTCACTTCATTTGCCTTATTGTAGGTAGGTTACGTCAAAATATAACTCATTTATTTCCCCGAGAGAAATATACTTTAAATGCAACACCCACTTTTTtcactaattattattgattaagCTATGGACACCTAGGACAAACTTGTTTTTTCTTTAAGGGtagaaaatcaaccaatgacttctcccaccctgggcgaggcgagacggagtgttagactcttactgactaaagactgctttttgagccggagccccagcagtctcgctaggtagttcgcaatACCTAGAAGAATACCTAGGACAAAGTCAATCCAAGCACCATTagcaccggagctgcggactacctaacgagACTACTGCGGCTTCGTCCGGCTTATATCTTTTTATATCTTCgagattaattatttgtttccataagaaaataaaaaatacgtgtctaatgtttttaaagaaCCTATAAGACGTTCAAACAGcgaaagatttttattaaaatcgattAAAGCAAAAAACCAAAgagtttttttactaaaatcaattaattattattaatttcgagCGTAAAACTAGATGACTAACAAGCATGGTAATTAATAGGTCTTACTCATAAATCTGTCATATAAACTAGTAAAAAAGATAcgttaaactatttaattcaAGTCCTAATGATCGATAGAAACTGTCATGAGAGTCAAGTACCTCATTTCCCCCTCTCAAACATAACAAGTTTACCGTGAGTGAGCGCAGTTTGCTAGTCAATTTCATAATAGAAGCACGGTGTccgatttaaaatttaaaaccgatGATCGTagtgtttttaaaatgttaagtaGTATAGTAAATAATCCTATTATAAGGCAATATGCTGTTGTGATCACAggtatgtgttttttattgtgtgtttttagttttaattcgtgtgtttttatgtgttttcatttgttttttgtttgacaTCTTATGTGTGTTAAGGTATGTGGTTTTGTTATGCAATTTATGGTGTTTAGTGTTTTGCAAGGTTTGTTTTGGTAAATAgaaattttgttgattttattactgTGATCGTCTTTGAAACGAATAGGCTtgagtgtttatattttttgtgttgtggATCAGGATAAAATGTTGAATGAGAAGTTAGTTAGTGAAGAATTTTTAAGTTGTTCTTGCCTGACATTTAATTGGAAGTTTAACGAAATTTGTAGTAGTTCTAGATTTTTATCCTTGGTGAGATATTATAagaattgtttttatgtttaattttacaatattataaaacacgGGTAGATACTTAAATACtccctttttaagggggaaaatcattaaatgacttctctcgctttaggcgaggtgagagagagtgttagactcttactgactaaaaaccaccccgttcctactcctgtttttcaaaccggagccggAGCCGGTATCCCGGTAGATAGCTGACCTCTTTCTTATAAGTCTCGCGATCCTcaggggtggttttagtcaaataaaaatcttacacTCCCTAGTCCTTCCCTCTCCTCGCTTCATCTCAGCCACCCACCTTTAAAAATTATACTAAAGTACCTACAGAAGCCAAATAGGGTTTGTTTATTTGGTCGATAGGTTGTTTTGGAATTAGACCTTTAAACAGCTGACACACAAACGTATAGGAACTACAATCATTAATAGTATTGAAGAAGGTCAgaacaacaatataatattggtACTTAGGACCGTGTGCGTGACTGTACTATGGATGTATGTGGAGGAAAAAAAACCAACTCAAtggtatacaatatacatgaaTGTATATACGAGTGTGTAGgtgagataaaataatatttcacatttttctCTTGTTATTaacaattaacttttttattacaatccTTACGTAAACATTTCAAGGTGCCTATATATCtagttagataatatttttttaactagtgttatttattactagctttaGCCGCGATTTCGTCCGCGTCGAATAGTGATTTTGGATATTTTTCCCGCTGTCACAGTCCCAGTCCCCATACAGTACTTTTTGAGTTTAGCCAGGAAATACAttcata
It encodes the following:
- the LOC118270506 gene encoding uncharacterized protein LOC118270506 gives rise to the protein MSKCNKVKNPCKICLGPVTCKNGLQCHGACQSWAHYKCLNYTPGKIKDIKAGIIKVTCPCPDCRTSMPKEYRTDTSYSCNNSQCPANRPPKCDNQQCPINSDQKCARPKVPTCALGTCGNECKQYSSSHQLSSCPPPPLPPPCSQYNSPSPVSSSDACLSSDRCASGCSSVNDVHGDGGFQGTPSFHVVEQMCNTVGQLTNQINELMMQMKEVVNNNRGGAGGCCPPQAKPTCQQKGPKSMCPKPCYCPGNPARR